One window of Myxocyprinus asiaticus isolate MX2 ecotype Aquarium Trade chromosome 6, UBuf_Myxa_2, whole genome shotgun sequence genomic DNA carries:
- the LOC127442183 gene encoding apolipoprotein D-like: protein MKAFLVVLLALFLPIINAQVPHWGPCPEPATQTAFNLNKFMGRWFEIAKLPAQFEKGRCIETNFTLKLDGNAHVVSSEILKGELRKIEGTAVVEDKKNPAKLGISFSYVLPYTPYWILSTDYENLAVVYSCTDVLRLFHVDFAWILGRTRSLPAATIDHGREVFTNNNIDVSRMTLSRQQGCDKGL from the exons ATGAAGGCATTTCTTGTGGTTCTCTTGGCTCTCTTCCTGCCCATCATAAATGCCCAGGTACCCCACTGGGGCCCATGCCCAGAGCCTGCTACCCAAACTGCTTTTAACCTAAATAAG TTTATGGGGAGGTGGTTTGAGATTGCTAAACTTCCAGCACAGTTTGAGAAAGGGAGATGCATTGAAACTAACTTTACTCTCAAGCTGGATGGAAATGCCCATGTGGTGAGCTCTGAAATTCT AAAAGGAGAGCTAAGAAAAATTGAAGGGACAGCTGTGGTGGAAGATAAAAAAAATCCAGCAAAGCTTGGAATCAGTTTCTCTTACG TTTTGCCCTACACTCCATACTGGATTTTGTCTACTGACTATGAAAATTTAGCAGTGGTGTATTCATGCACTGATGTCTTGAGACTGTTCCATGTAGACTTTGCGTGGATTTTGGGCCGCACCCGATCCTTGCCTGCTGCCACCATTGACCATGGAAGAGAGGTTTTTACCAACAACAACATCGATGTAAGTCGGATGACTTTAAGCAGGCAGCAGGGCTGTGACAAAGGCCTTTGA